In the genome of Myxococcus stipitatus, one region contains:
- a CDS encoding glycosyltransferase family 2 protein → MLVSLVIPVYNEIPTLAELLRRCIAVDFPKELVLVDDCSRDGSRELLEKLAAQGVEILGGTPQNRNEVRVLFQEKNQGKGAALRRGFAEATGDIILVQDADLEYDPRDIPKVIQPILDGEADVVFGSRFTGTPRRVLYFWHTVLNNLLTTLSNMTSGLNLTDMETCYKAFRAEVVRSFEVEENRFGFEPEVTAKVARGNWRIYEVPISYHGRTYEEGKKIGWKDGVRALYVIGKYALKR, encoded by the coding sequence ATGCTCGTCTCCCTGGTCATCCCCGTCTACAACGAGATTCCCACACTCGCGGAGCTGTTGCGCCGTTGCATCGCTGTCGACTTTCCGAAGGAGCTCGTCTTGGTGGACGATTGCTCTCGGGACGGAAGTCGCGAGCTGCTCGAGAAACTGGCCGCACAGGGTGTGGAGATACTCGGGGGGACCCCCCAGAACCGGAATGAAGTCCGGGTGTTGTTCCAGGAGAAGAACCAGGGCAAGGGCGCCGCGCTGCGCCGTGGCTTCGCCGAGGCCACCGGAGACATCATCCTGGTGCAGGACGCGGACCTGGAATACGACCCGCGCGACATCCCCAAGGTGATTCAGCCCATCCTGGATGGGGAAGCGGACGTGGTGTTCGGCAGCCGCTTCACCGGCACGCCGCGCCGGGTGCTGTATTTCTGGCACACCGTGCTCAACAACCTGCTCACCACGCTCTCCAACATGACGAGCGGGTTGAACCTCACCGACATGGAGACTTGCTACAAGGCGTTCCGCGCCGAGGTGGTGCGCTCCTTCGAGGTGGAGGAGAACCGCTTCGGCTTCGAGCCCGAGGTCACCGCCAAGGTGGCGCGCGGCAACTGGCGCATCTACGAGGTGCCCATCAGCTACCACGGGCGCACGTACGAAGAGGGCAAGAAGATTGGCTGGAAGGACGGCGTGCGCGCCCTCTACGTCATCGGCAAGTACGCGCTGAAGCGGTAG